From a single Lolium rigidum isolate FL_2022 chromosome 7, APGP_CSIRO_Lrig_0.1, whole genome shotgun sequence genomic region:
- the LOC124677184 gene encoding CEN-like protein 2 — protein sequence MARVVEPLIVGKVIGEVIDNFTPTEKMTVTYSSNKQVFNGHEFFPSAVVSKPRIEVQGGDMRSFFTLVMTDPDVPGPSDPYLREHLHWIVNNIPGTTDASFGKEVVSYESPKPNIGIHRFTFVLFKQKQRQTMSPPSSRDYFNTRRFAAANDLGLPVAAVYFNAQRETAARRR from the exons ATGGCTAGGGTGGTGGAGCCTCTCATCGTCGGAAAGGTGATCGGGGAGGTCATCGACAACTTCACCCCCACTGAGAAGATGACAGTAACCTACAGCTCCAACAAGCAGGTGTTCAATGGCCACGAATTCTTCCCGTCGGCAGTCGTCTCCAAGCCACGCATTGAGGTCCAGGGTGGCGACATGAGATCCTTCTTCACACTG GTCATGACGGACCCAGATGTGCCAGGGCCTAGCGACCCATACCTGAGGGAGCATCTCCACTG GATCGTCAATAATATTCCAGGCACCACTGATGCTTCTTTTG GAAAGGAGGTGGTGAGCTACGAGAGCCCCAAGCCCAACATCGGCATTCACAGGTTCACCTTCGTGCTGTTCAAGCAGAAGCAGCGGCAGACAATGAGCCCTCCCTCCAGCAGGGACTACTTCAACACTCGCCGCTTCGCTGCCGCGAACGATCTTGGCCTCCCAGTCGCTGCCGTCTACTTCAACGCGCAGCGGGAGACAGCTGCGCGCCGCCGCTGA